A DNA window from Biomphalaria glabrata unplaced genomic scaffold, xgBioGlab47.1 scaffold_19, whole genome shotgun sequence contains the following coding sequences:
- the LOC129924190 gene encoding uncharacterized protein LOC129924190 isoform X3, giving the protein MFIVKEQNKQCEHLSDSDSTEIDLDSSIFLQEDVGLQPIDHEQPSSHSVKKVQDQKNKRYLEKAQARSEENLRNTSNEVSNIKSRLIKYNYITRQKDKEIQRLKSVLERQYEKA; this is encoded by the exons ATGTTCATT GTCAAAGagcaaaacaaacaatgtgAACATTTGAGCGACTCTGACAGCACTGAAATAGATCT AGACAGTTCAATTTTCCTGCAGGAAGACGTGGGATTGCAGCCAATAGACCATGAACAACCAAGCAGCCATTCCGT aaaaaaggttcAAGACCAGAAAAACAAGCGGTACTTAGAAAAAGCTCAAG CTAGGAGTGAAGAGAACTTGAGAAACACAAGCAATGAAGTTAGTAACATAAAGTCAAGGTTGATA aAATACAACTACataaccagacagaaagacaaagaaatccag agaCTCAAAAGTGTACTGGAGCG ccaATATGAAAAAGCGTGA
- the LOC129924190 gene encoding uncharacterized protein LOC129924190 isoform X1, translating into MFIVKEQNKQCEHLSDSDSTEIDLDSSIFLQEDVGLQPIDHEQPSSHSVKKVQDQKNKRYLEKAQARSEENLRNTSNEVSNIKSRLIDVEHEKIMLVKQLTQFRSKYNYITRQKDKEIQRLKSVLERQYEKA; encoded by the exons ATGTTCATT GTCAAAGagcaaaacaaacaatgtgAACATTTGAGCGACTCTGACAGCACTGAAATAGATCT AGACAGTTCAATTTTCCTGCAGGAAGACGTGGGATTGCAGCCAATAGACCATGAACAACCAAGCAGCCATTCCGT aaaaaaggttcAAGACCAGAAAAACAAGCGGTACTTAGAAAAAGCTCAAG CTAGGAGTGAAGAGAACTTGAGAAACACAAGCAATGAAGTTAGTAACATAAAGTCAAGGTTGATA GATGTGGAGCATGAAAAAATCATGCTAGTGAAACAGCTGACACAATTTAGATCA aAATACAACTACataaccagacagaaagacaaagaaatccag agaCTCAAAAGTGTACTGGAGCG ccaATATGAAAAAGCGTGA
- the LOC129924190 gene encoding uncharacterized protein LOC129924190 isoform X4, with translation MFIVKEQNKQCEHLSDSDSTEIDLKKVQDQKNKRYLEKAQARSEENLRNTSNEVSNIKSRLIDVEHEKIMLVKQLTQFRSKYNYITRQKDKEIQRLKSVLERQYEKA, from the exons ATGTTCATT GTCAAAGagcaaaacaaacaatgtgAACATTTGAGCGACTCTGACAGCACTGAAATAGATCT aaaaaaggttcAAGACCAGAAAAACAAGCGGTACTTAGAAAAAGCTCAAG CTAGGAGTGAAGAGAACTTGAGAAACACAAGCAATGAAGTTAGTAACATAAAGTCAAGGTTGATA GATGTGGAGCATGAAAAAATCATGCTAGTGAAACAGCTGACACAATTTAGATCA aAATACAACTACataaccagacagaaagacaaagaaatccag agaCTCAAAAGTGTACTGGAGCG ccaATATGAAAAAGCGTGA
- the LOC129924190 gene encoding uncharacterized protein LOC129924190 isoform X2, which yields MFIVKEQNKQCEHLSDSDSTEIDLDSSIFLQEDVGLQPIDHEQPSSHSVKKVQDQKNKRYLEKAQARSEENLRNTSNEVSNIKSRLIDVEHEKIMLVKQLTQFRSKYNYITRQKDKEIQPI from the exons ATGTTCATT GTCAAAGagcaaaacaaacaatgtgAACATTTGAGCGACTCTGACAGCACTGAAATAGATCT AGACAGTTCAATTTTCCTGCAGGAAGACGTGGGATTGCAGCCAATAGACCATGAACAACCAAGCAGCCATTCCGT aaaaaaggttcAAGACCAGAAAAACAAGCGGTACTTAGAAAAAGCTCAAG CTAGGAGTGAAGAGAACTTGAGAAACACAAGCAATGAAGTTAGTAACATAAAGTCAAGGTTGATA GATGTGGAGCATGAAAAAATCATGCTAGTGAAACAGCTGACACAATTTAGATCA aAATACAACTACataaccagacagaaagacaaagaaatccag ccaATATGA